The Triticum aestivum cultivar Chinese Spring chromosome 6D, IWGSC CS RefSeq v2.1, whole genome shotgun sequence genomic sequence GCGCCGTCGGCCAAGGACCCGCCGGCATCCAGACCCCCTCAACGCCATCTCCATCTCGCCGGAGACCTGCACCAAGTCCCATCTAGCGCCTTCGCCACCCTTCGGCTCCCGCCCCGTAGCTCTGCAGCCCGAGCGCTTCAACCGACTTGTGCCTgaagcagaggagaggagctcCCTGCCACGAGCCTCTCCGGCGCTGGCAAACCAGCAGGCTGACCCGCctccttcttcctttttttccgcCGCGATGCACCACCCCTTCGCTGTCTCCTACGGCGTGGACGCCGACGGCAAGCGGCGGCCCGTACCCGGCGGTGGAGAATGCGGTGAAGCAGTTTAATTAAGGATCGCGGgtaggattgtaactaatgcaggGTTGTTTTTGTAAAAACAAAGCGTTTTCTGATATACCCACTGAAAATAGGATGGCGGGTTGAATTCTAATAAATgaagggacttttctgcaaaaaggcTAACGGCGTACGACCAGAAACCCAGTTTTCttctttaatattaggtaaagataaagcaaattgggtttctttcgtccgtcatgacatttttcagaaaagtccttctatttcagagaattcaacccgcagtcttgTTTTAAGTTAAACCGAATCGTTATTTTCGTAATTTATACAAAAGTCCCtatcttttcttgaaatcaacccgccatc encodes the following:
- the LOC123141771 gene encoding uncharacterized protein, with amino-acid sequence MIALPRNQEPHDRFPFFSSLPSVSSQDVTSRDGHGRPMPERRRPRTRRHPDPLNAISISPETCTKSHLAPSPPFGSRPVALQPERFNRLVPEAEERSSLPRASPALANQQADPPPSSFFSAAMHHPFAVSYGVDADGKRRPVPGGGECGEAV